In Desulfobacterales bacterium, the DNA window CAAATAATCGTTTATCAATATAAAATCAACAAGATATCTGTGAGAAAAGGCGGGAAAGCAGTGTCACAAATAGAATGAATACTTCATTGAAAAAAAATTGATATCAACAACTTGGGGGATTGTTTTGAACGCAATGCATTATGCCGTTGCGCAAACCTTGCATAAGGCCCGTAATGGTCCCACGGGGCCACCGCTTTGTTGAGCGCATAGCCCGTAGACAGGTTAAACAATAATAGTTTTAATTAAAATAAAGGTTTAGCTTGACTTTTCCGCGCGTTTTTTCTAAAAACATTCACAAGAGGTCATTTAGACAAGCACCCTGTCCCGCCATGAGAATAATAGTTTTTCCGTTTGTTCTTTTGTGCGCGTACCCCGTTACTTCGGAAAAAAAATAGATGCGCGATCCGTCATCGGAAGACAAGGGCAAACCCTATCGCCTTGTAAAATACTTTACCTTCTCAAGCCTTGTGGTTATTTTCATTGGCGCCCTTATTCTCTCCGTGCTTTTTACACACGGATTTAGAACCGTTTATCGAAATAAAAGTGAAGATTATGCTCGACTTCTAATAGAGAATCTGAACCATCAAGTTTTCTACCAGTTCAATATTCCCGTTGCGTGGCGATTTGAAAAAATTCAACTTCGAAATAAAGAGCAATTCGAACTAATGGACAATGTGGTTCGCAACACCCTTCACAGCTTTAATGTTGATATGGTTAATATTTACAACATGAGCAACGTCATTTCATACAGCTTTGATACTTCTCTTGTCGGGCGTGAAAACGCGGGTGGAACCGGATACCAGCAGGCGGTAGAAGGGCTTTTCAGCTCCAAGCTGGTTCAACGCGGCAGCTTTTTTGAAATATTGATCGGTGCACCCAAGGAGGTAAAAATGGTCACCTTTGCCCCTTTGCGCGCTGAATCCCCAACCCTTATTTTCCTCAAAGGAAAGGGCTTTGTTTTCTCGCCGCTTCGCATGCAACAGCCTGAAAATGAGCACCCCGGCCCCATCCTCGGTGTTTTTGAAATCGTACAGAATCTTTCCGATGACTACAAAACCATCTTCAGGTTTCAAAAAATGGTTGTTATCGCCTGCACGACCGTGATGGGATTGCTATTTCTCGTGCTCCGCTTTGTCGTAAAGCGAGGCGAAGGCATCCTTGAATCCCGTGCTCAAGAGCGGCTCCGGTTAAAGGAACAACTGAGCCGCGCCGCCCGCCTGTCGGCCCTGGGCGAGCTGACCGCCGGTATCTCTCATGAAATCCGTAACCCGTTGGGCATCATTCGAAGCTCTGCGGAATTGTTAAAGAAAAAAATGGCGAAATTTGACCCGGCGAACCAAATACCGAACATCATCGTCGAAGAAGCCAATCGCCTAAACGCCATTATTACCGACTTTCTCAATTACGCAAAACCCAATCCACCGAATCTGACATCCATTCGAATAGAATCGGTAATTGAAAAAAACATCTCGTTTCTCTCCGCCCAACTCAAGGACAAACAAATTCATATTCAACGCCAATACGCAGATCAACTACCTGAAATCTTAGCTGATTCATCCATGCTTTACCAGGCGTTTCTTAACATCTTGATTAATGCCATGCAAGCAATGACGGAAGGCGGAACCATTGACGTCTCCGTCGAAACCGTCAACAACACCGGCGTTCAAATAGCCATTCGGGACGAGGGGCAAGGCATACCCGAATCGGCCATGGAGAACATTTGGGACCCCTTCTTTACTACCAAGGATACTGGAACCGGCTTAGGGCTCGGCATTGTAAAAAATATCATAGAGTCCCATGGTGGCGACATCATAATTGAAAATCGTCCCGTAAAAGGAGCTCAGGTTACCATCACCCTTCCACTCAAACAAGGTGAAAGCTAATGGAAACCATTTTAATCGTCGATGATGAAAAAAACTATCCGCTTATTTTAAGTGCCGTTTTGGAGGATGAAGGGTTTGAAGCCCTCACCGCAAACAGCGGCGCTGAAGCGCTAACCATTCTTAACCAGGCGGAAATCGATTTGGTTTTAACCGATATGAAAATGCCGGCAATGGACGGAATAGAATTACTGGAACACATCAAGGCGAAAGATCCGGAATTGCCCGTCATTATGATGACGGCTCATGGAACAGTGGATAAGGCTGTCGAAGCGATGCAAAAGGGCGCGTACAGTTACATTCTCAAGCCCTTTGATAATGACCGGTTAATCCTTTACGTCAATAAGGCCATTGAAATGTTCCGGGTGGTAAAGGAAAACCGTCTCCTGAGAAATCAGGTGGAATCCCTTTACCGGTTCGATAACATTATCGGAAAAAGCCGCGCCATGCAGGACTTGTTCGAAACCATTCGAAAAGTGGCGCCTGCCAATGCCACCGTGCTGATAGAGGGAGAAAACGGCACCGGCAAGGAACTAGTGGCCAAAGCCATCCATTATAACGGGCCTCGTCGAGACAAACCATTTGTAGCGGTTAATTGCAGTGCGTTGGCCGAAACCTTGCTTGAAAGTGAGCTCTTCGGGCATGAAAAAGGGGCGTTTACAGGCGCCATTGCTTTGAAAAAAGGACGCTTTGAGCTGGCGGATGGGGGCACCTTGTTTTTGGATGAAATCGGCGAAATGTCCCTTAACCTTCAAGTGAAGCTTCTTCGCGTGCTTCAGGAGCGAATGTTTGAACGGGTAGGGGGCACCAAATCCCTAACCGTTGATGTCCGCATTATTGCAGCCACAAACAAGCAGCTGAAAAAAGAAGTTGAAAGCGGCCGTTTTCGAGAAGATCTATATTACCGGTTAAATGTGCTGCATTTTTTAATTCCCGCGTTGAAAGATCGAAAAGAGGATATTCGGTTGTTGGTAGAGCACTTTATCCGCAAATACGCGAACGAAAGGAAAAGCGGTGTGCCCGTAACCGGCACGCACCAGGATGTCGAACGTCTTTTTTACGACTATTCCTGGCCCGGCAACGTCCGAGAGTTGGAAAATGTGATTGAACGCGCCATGATCATGTGTCCCGGGGAAAAAATATCCGTCGCCGATCTACCGAAAAATTTCACCAGCCAGGCGGGAAGCGCCTGGCAGATTGACGCCGTTCCCATCACGGCCAATCTGAATGACACGCTGGCAATGGTGGAAAAAATGATGATCGAGCGCGCCCTGAATGCAACCGGAAATGTTCAGACCCGAGCAGCGGAGTTGCTCGGCATCGGAAAAAGCGGTCTGAATCAAAAAATTAAAAAATTTAAGCTGGATGTCGGCCATTAAAAGATTATCCCGCCAATTCGTTTGTCGCAAGTTCCGTATAAATCGAATTCGGGTGTTTCTCGGAAAGTTGGCTTAATACCTTCACCTGTAAATCTTTTTTCCCCAAAAGGCCATATAATCGCCCAAGGGTAAAAAGGGCCTCATCGTCCATCAGCATGTCGGGCTTCCCGGATAGTTTTTCAAATAATTGAACCGCCTTTTCATATTCCTTCTGCGCCTCATAGGCATAACCAAGCCCGAAGGCGGCCATGTTTTTCAGTAATGGCGAGGAGTTGAAATCGTTCATAGCCTGCAAATACAAGGCCGCGGCGCCGTCAAATTTTCCGGCCCGAAAAGAATAATGAGCCGCTGACAGTCGTGCAAATTTTCCGCAATCCTTTCCGGCATAATTGTCTATAACCATTTGAATATCCGGCTGAACCAATTCGTAAGCCTTTTGCGGCCCCTTCTCCGTAACCGCCTTGTCATACTGATGCATCAACCGTGTCAGCAACAAGGATCCTCGGTTTTCCGATTTATTCGAAAAATAATTAATCACCGAGAACAGCACCAGAACGCCCAATAATACGCCAGCACCCAGCAATATTTTGGTTTTGTGCATCAATGCCTGTTTAAGCAGCCTTGAAGAAAACGAGATAAACTCATCCGGTTCCTTAAGGCTTTTCCGTGACACCCGCAAGCCGCCCATTTATTTCCGCCCCCATTATTTAACCGTCTAAAAGGTGGTTATCATCAACCCCGCGTCTCCTTCAGCCTTTCGAGCAAATCGAATCAGGGCCAGACTAAAGAGCTGTGAATCCAGCCCGTATCCCCATCGGCATGTTGGACTTGAAGCCACTTTCCCTCGCGTTTTAACACCTTGAAAGGAATTCCTTTTTCAACCTTAAAAAGCGTTTCGTTTTTGGTGTCGGGTCCGGACCGTACATTGCAATTATTTTGTTTTACGATCACGGCCGGAATTTTGTCCACGAGCGACTTGTGTATCCAGCCCTCATCCCCTTCAAAATCCCGGAACCGGTACCAATCGCCTTTTTTTTCTACAATATCAAGCGGGTGATATTTCTCTACCTTCCACAATAAATCTTTGGACTGTCCCGGCCCAGATCGAATATTGGCTTCCGGCACACTCACGGCGAATGGCTCCGCTAACACCGGTTGCGCCATGGATATTATCCATATCGTCATACCGACCGCTGCTGACATTATAACAAATCGTCTGCCTATCATGGATCGTCTCCCCATCGTTGCTTGCTGTTAAACACTGAAAAAAGTTTCATCCGGCAATCGAACACAGGTCAGCTCATTGTTGTAAACTGCCCCGGTATCTATACCGATTTTATTTTTCTGCACCAACGGTTCTTGAAACGGCGTATGCCCAAACACCACCCGTTTGCCAAAATCTCCCTTTGATTGAATAAAACGATCCCTGATCCACAACAGATCACCAGCTACCTGCCTTTCCAGGGGAACCCCCACTCTTAAGCCCGCATGAACGAATATATAATCGGTTGTCTCGTGAAATAAAACAAGGGAACGAAAAAAGTCAAGATGTTCCTCCGGTATCGGCCCACCCTCGCCCCGCCAATGCTTCAGATAGCTATCAAGCGTCGGCTGCCCGCCATCCTGAAGATAATTTAGGCGATCGGCTCCGGACAGATATTTTTCCAGCATCTCTTCATGATTGCCTTTAAGGAAGATAATTCGAGAATATTTCTTCCTTAACGTTACCAAATATTCAACCACTTCAAAAGCATTCGGACCCCGGTCGATGTAGTCACCGAGAAAAATCAACTTGTCAAGGTTCCAGTCCACATCTATCTTTCCCATCAGCGCCACGAGCTTATCATAACACCCGTGAATATCTCCCACGGCAAAGATTCTTTCCCTGTCCTCGCCGCTGCGCTGCCTGGGGTTCCCTACCATAGAACACCCGAAAAACGATTCATGCGCTATCCTCTGAAGACGCCGGCTGCACAAGGATCTTCCGGGCCAACCCCCTTCCGAGACTATAGCGCTTTTGATCCAGGGCAATGACAATCTGCCCGCTTTTATAGTTTGTAATTATTTCGGCAATATCGCCTCGCCGCAACCCCATGGCCGTTAAACGCATTTGAACCGTACCGCCGCCGAGGATATCCGTTATCACCACGCGTTCTCCCGGCTGAGCCGATTCAAGGGCAGTGGTAATCGTTCGGTCCGCTTGGCAATCACGACATATCCCATATATTTCCATTTTGTGCTGAAGCATATGAAAGCCACGGCTTGCCGCAATTTCCAGTTGCAGGTCTTCGAGCACCGAATTGGCAAACTCTATGATTTTGCCACATTTGATGCAGATCATATGGTCATGATGGTCCCCTAAATGCCGGTGCTCGTATCGAGTGGGCGCTTTTTCAAATGTGTTTTTTTGGGCAAACCCATATCGGCACATCATGAGCAATGTGCTTCGTACAAAATCACGTTGAAACTGGTGACCGTTTTGCTTGAGCAGATCTTGAAGTTCATCCACGGTCACATGTTGTTCCGTCTGGAGGAATACCGCCAATATTTTGAAACGATCTTCAAATCGGTCAACATCTTCCTGTTGAAACAGTTTTTTAAACTGCTCTTGTTCCTGACGGTGAAGCGGTTTCATATATAGACCCTATGGCCGATAGCCCTTCCCTCGAAGGCCGCACATCCCATTGAAGTTACAATAGAAATCGGTTCCGTTGGTAAAACACATAACGGGGGTGCGCCTCTCTGTCCATCGTCCGGCTTTTTTGTTTGCTGCCGCTACGCGGCTGTAATTCATTTAGGACCGGGAATATTATAGGTGGTGCAGGAGCCGCCTGAACAGGTTCGCGTTTGGGCACTGGGGACACTTGCGGCGCCATCGCCGCCGCCGGTCATGGCATAATTGGTAGCACTCATCACGCGCTCGGGAGCCGTGCTGCCGCATTTCGGGCAGGTTACGGTTTCATTCCCTTCCACGCGCATAACCAGCTTTTCAAAAAATTCCATACAGTTAATACATTTATATTCATATATCGGCATGCTCTTACTCCAAAAAAAATTTGCGCTGGCACACTTCTCCATTCTAAACGCTCAAATGACAGCACTTTACATCCTTACACACGGTAAAACAACCCCTATTCGGCATATTCGTTCTTTACCGGAAGAATCATTATAAACCCGGCCCCCCCTCCGTCATGATCCGTATAAAAAAGCTCACCGCTGTGTTTACGTACAATTTCATAACACAGATAAAGCCCTAACCCCGTGCCCTTGCCTGGCGCCTTGGTCGTAAAAAAAGGGTTAAAAATATCTTTCCGAATAGACGGGGGAATACCGGGCCCGGAATCAAGACATTTAAACAGTACGTTTCGGTTTTCCCGGTCGTAGGCCGTCAC includes these proteins:
- a CDS encoding ATP-binding protein — protein: MRDPSSEDKGKPYRLVKYFTFSSLVVIFIGALILSVLFTHGFRTVYRNKSEDYARLLIENLNHQVFYQFNIPVAWRFEKIQLRNKEQFELMDNVVRNTLHSFNVDMVNIYNMSNVISYSFDTSLVGRENAGGTGYQQAVEGLFSSKLVQRGSFFEILIGAPKEVKMVTFAPLRAESPTLIFLKGKGFVFSPLRMQQPENEHPGPILGVFEIVQNLSDDYKTIFRFQKMVVIACTTVMGLLFLVLRFVVKRGEGILESRAQERLRLKEQLSRAARLSALGELTAGISHEIRNPLGIIRSSAELLKKKMAKFDPANQIPNIIVEEANRLNAIITDFLNYAKPNPPNLTSIRIESVIEKNISFLSAQLKDKQIHIQRQYADQLPEILADSSMLYQAFLNILINAMQAMTEGGTIDVSVETVNNTGVQIAIRDEGQGIPESAMENIWDPFFTTKDTGTGLGLGIVKNIIESHGGDIIIENRPVKGAQVTITLPLKQGES
- a CDS encoding sigma-54 dependent transcriptional regulator, producing the protein METILIVDDEKNYPLILSAVLEDEGFEALTANSGAEALTILNQAEIDLVLTDMKMPAMDGIELLEHIKAKDPELPVIMMTAHGTVDKAVEAMQKGAYSYILKPFDNDRLILYVNKAIEMFRVVKENRLLRNQVESLYRFDNIIGKSRAMQDLFETIRKVAPANATVLIEGENGTGKELVAKAIHYNGPRRDKPFVAVNCSALAETLLESELFGHEKGAFTGAIALKKGRFELADGGTLFLDEIGEMSLNLQVKLLRVLQERMFERVGGTKSLTVDVRIIAATNKQLKKEVESGRFREDLYYRLNVLHFLIPALKDRKEDIRLLVEHFIRKYANERKSGVPVTGTHQDVERLFYDYSWPGNVRELENVIERAMIMCPGEKISVADLPKNFTSQAGSAWQIDAVPITANLNDTLAMVEKMMIERALNATGNVQTRAAELLGIGKSGLNQKIKKFKLDVGH
- a CDS encoding tetratricopeptide repeat protein codes for the protein MGGLRVSRKSLKEPDEFISFSSRLLKQALMHKTKILLGAGVLLGVLVLFSVINYFSNKSENRGSLLLTRLMHQYDKAVTEKGPQKAYELVQPDIQMVIDNYAGKDCGKFARLSAAHYSFRAGKFDGAAALYLQAMNDFNSSPLLKNMAAFGLGYAYEAQKEYEKAVQLFEKLSGKPDMLMDDEALFTLGRLYGLLGKKDLQVKVLSQLSEKHPNSIYTELATNELAG
- a CDS encoding SH3 domain-containing protein, whose translation is MTIWIISMAQPVLAEPFAVSVPEANIRSGPGQSKDLLWKVEKYHPLDIVEKKGDWYRFRDFEGDEGWIHKSLVDKIPAVIVKQNNCNVRSGPDTKNETLFKVEKGIPFKVLKREGKWLQVQHADGDTGWIHSSLVWP
- a CDS encoding metallophosphoesterase family protein codes for the protein MVGNPRQRSGEDRERIFAVGDIHGCYDKLVALMGKIDVDWNLDKLIFLGDYIDRGPNAFEVVEYLVTLRKKYSRIIFLKGNHEEMLEKYLSGADRLNYLQDGGQPTLDSYLKHWRGEGGPIPEEHLDFFRSLVLFHETTDYIFVHAGLRVGVPLERQVAGDLLWIRDRFIQSKGDFGKRVVFGHTPFQEPLVQKNKIGIDTGAVYNNELTCVRLPDETFFSV
- a CDS encoding transcriptional repressor codes for the protein MKPLHRQEQEQFKKLFQQEDVDRFEDRFKILAVFLQTEQHVTVDELQDLLKQNGHQFQRDFVRSTLLMMCRYGFAQKNTFEKAPTRYEHRHLGDHHDHMICIKCGKIIEFANSVLEDLQLEIAASRGFHMLQHKMEIYGICRDCQADRTITTALESAQPGERVVITDILGGGTVQMRLTAMGLRRGDIAEIITNYKSGQIVIALDQKRYSLGRGLARKILVQPASSEDSA
- a CDS encoding zinc ribbon domain-containing protein, which codes for MPIYEYKCINCMEFFEKLVMRVEGNETVTCPKCGSTAPERVMSATNYAMTGGGDGAASVPSAQTRTCSGGSCTTYNIPGPK